The following are encoded together in the Candidatus Methylomirabilis oxygeniifera genome:
- the ThiH gene encoding Thiamine biosynthesis enzyme ThiH and related uncharacterized enzymes has protein sequence MAELNGKVEAIAEKVEAGERLTFDEGVELFERATLLELSAMADRIRWRLHPEPIVTYVIGRTVNYTNICWVQCSFCAFYRLPTSPEAYLLSREEIFQKIEELIELGGTEVLLQGGLNPSLKIDYYEDLLASIKARYPVHLHALSTVEISYISDSSKISLKDTLKRLKAAGLDSIPGAGAELLVDEVRQRVSPLKESASDWLNLMQIAHGLGIPSTATMMYGVGETPAQRVEHLIRIRELQDHTGGFTAFIPWSYQPNGDALGGTGGSGYGYLRTVAVSRIMLDNVRHIQAAWLTMGPKIGQLSLQYGVNDFGSTVLEENVVRTAVTQQLMSFEEIRRNIRDAGLVPKRRNTRYQLLE, from the coding sequence ATGGCTGAATTGAACGGCAAGGTTGAGGCGATTGCGGAGAAGGTCGAGGCGGGAGAGCGGCTTACCTTCGATGAAGGGGTCGAGCTCTTCGAACGGGCGACGTTGCTCGAGCTCTCCGCTATGGCCGACCGGATACGCTGGCGCTTGCATCCGGAGCCGATCGTGACCTATGTCATCGGCCGCACCGTGAATTATACGAATATCTGCTGGGTCCAATGTTCGTTCTGTGCCTTCTATCGACTGCCGACCTCTCCGGAAGCCTATCTCCTGTCCAGGGAGGAGATCTTTCAGAAAATCGAGGAGCTGATCGAGCTTGGCGGGACAGAGGTTTTGCTGCAAGGGGGACTGAATCCCAGCTTGAAGATCGACTATTACGAGGATCTGCTCGCCTCAATCAAGGCCCGCTATCCGGTTCATCTGCACGCGCTATCTACCGTGGAAATCAGCTATATTTCAGATAGTTCTAAGATATCCCTCAAGGATACGTTGAAGCGTCTTAAGGCGGCGGGCCTCGATTCGATTCCGGGAGCTGGAGCAGAATTGTTGGTTGATGAGGTAAGGCAGCGGGTCTCGCCATTGAAGGAGAGCGCGTCAGATTGGCTGAACCTCATGCAGATCGCCCACGGACTCGGTATACCCAGTACGGCTACGATGATGTACGGGGTAGGTGAGACGCCGGCCCAGCGTGTTGAACACCTCATCCGAATTCGAGAGTTACAAGATCACACCGGTGGTTTTACGGCCTTTATTCCCTGGAGCTATCAACCCAATGGTGATGCGCTCGGAGGGACTGGGGGAAGCGGCTACGGCTATCTTCGGACCGTAGCCGTCTCAAGGATCATGCTGGACAATGTGCGGCATATCCAGGCTGCCTGGCTGACGATGGGCCCGAAAATCGGACAGCTCTCGCTGCAGTACGGCGTGAACGATTTCGGGAGTACCGTCCTCGAAGAGAATGTTGTGCGGACTGCCGTCACCCAGCAACTGATGTCGTTTGAAGAAATTCGGCGAAACATCCGGGATGCGGGCTTAGTTCCGAAGCGTCGCAACACACGGTATCAGCTTTTAGAGTAA